A single window of Eucalyptus grandis isolate ANBG69807.140 chromosome 1, ASM1654582v1, whole genome shotgun sequence DNA harbors:
- the LOC104442789 gene encoding GATA transcription factor 2: MEFCRNVSVPGDSQPKLGGFASNSLDELFSNQKPEADVSMEWLSVFVEDCLSSSGNTLQVQTLPTPSSASVPSKTPSKPSSTNLPSLHKIVVTGKARSKRKRIAAAKTKNNAFLMMPAWPNHSADPLLLHQSHWLADSELIQPKKQEQEQEQTKKQEQELPKTTTTNMPSSPTQCDAEEEEAVESKEDHSEESGGGGGGGAGQQGTGRRCTHCLSQRTPQWRAGPMGPKTLCNACGVRYKSGRLLPEYRPAKSPTFVSYLHSNSHKKVMEMRSSNVSLLSPSGERR; encoded by the exons ATGGAGTTCTGCCGGAATGTGTCGGTTCCCGGAGACTCGCAGCCGAAGCTCGGTGGCTTCGCAAGCAACAGTCTTGACGAGCTCTTCTCCAATCAGAAGCCG GAAGCTGATGTTAGCATGGAGTGGCTGTCAGTCTTTGTGGAGGACTGCTTGTCCAGCAGTGGAAACACACTCCAGGTCCAAACGCTACCGACGCCTTCCTCAGCATCAGTTCCTTCCAAAACGCCCAGCAAGCCTTCCTCGACAAATTTGCCGTCGCTCCACAAGATTGTGGTCACAGGCAAGGCGAGgagcaagaggaagagaatcgCAGCCGCCAAAACCAAGAACAACGCGTTCCTGATGATGCCCGCTTGGCCCAACCACTCCGCCGACCCGCTCTTGCTCCACCAGTCCCACTGGCTCGCCGACAGCGAGCTCATTCAGCCCAAgaagcaagaacaagaacaagaacagaCCAAGAAGCAGGAACAAGAACTGCCCAAGACAACCACCACCAACATGCCAAGTAGTCCCACGCAATGCGacgcagaggaggaggaagcggTGGAGAGCAAAGAAGACCACTCGGAGGAgagcggaggcggcggcggcggaggagcagGGCAGCAGGGGACGGGGAGGAGGTGCACCCACTGCCTGTCGCAGAGGACGCCGCAGTGGAGGGCGGGGCCAATGGGGCCGAAGACGCTGTGCAACGCGTGCGGGGTGAGGTACAAGTCGGGCCGGCTGCTGCCGGAGTACCGGCCGGCCAAGAGCCCCACCTTCGTGAGCTACTTGCACTCCAACTCCCACAAGAAGGTCATGGAGATGAGGAGTTCGAACGTCTCCCTCCTCTCCCCTTCCGGCGAGAggaggtga
- the LOC104442799 gene encoding uncharacterized protein LOC104442799 isoform X1, translating into MAQFTAQGTMKLLFNGEGRSLRQGSKDPFRFGLGSVHVRKRRLGFFDSSAEHGSWRRNGRAHAKSANKHSEEGVHGEDDGYDGEFGLDDELACFRGLVLDLSYRPVNVVCWRRAICLEFMEKADVLEYYDQTVNSPSGSFYIPAVLRVPHLLQVVKRRRVNSNLSRKNILYRDSYICQYCSCGENLTIDHVLPISRGGKWTWENLVAACAKCNSKKGQKTIEEANMKLLKTPKAPKDFDILTIPLTSAAAKMLRLRKGTPEEWRQYLGRSSSEP; encoded by the exons ATGGCTCAGTTCACGGCTCAAGGAACCATGAAGCTGCTCTTCAACGGCGAAGGTCGCTCGCTTAGGCAAGGATCGAAGGACCCATTTCGCTTTGGGCTCGGATCAGTCCATGTCCGCAAGCGCAGGCTCGGGTTTTTCGATTCCTCGGCCGAGCACGGTTCTTGGCGGCGAAACGGAAGAGCGCACGCGAAAAGTGCTAATAAGCACAGTGAGGAAGGCGTGCATGGAGAGGACGACGGGTACGACGGCGAGTTCGGACTCGATGATGAGTTGGCGTGCTTCAGGGGTCTGGTATTGGATCTTTCTTACAG GCCAGTCAATGTCGTTTGCTGGAGGCGTGCGATTTGCTTGGAGTTCATGGAGAAG GCTGATGTACTAGAATATTATGATCAGACAGTGAACTCTCCTAGTGGATCATTCTACATACCAGCAGTTCTAAGG GTGCCACATTTACTGCAGGTTGTTAAGAGGAGAAGAGTGAATAGCAACCTTAGTCGTAAGAACATACTGTACAGAGACAGCTACATTTGCCA GTACTGCTCCTGTGGTGAGAATTTAACTATTGACCACGTTCTTCCAATTTCACGAGGTGGAAAATGGACATGGGAAAACTTG GTAGCTGCCTGTGCCAAATGCAATTCCAAGAAAGGTCAAAAAACAATAGAAGAAGCAAATATGAAGCTGCTCAAGACCCCCAAG GCTCCAAAAGACTTTGACATACTCACCATACCTTTGACGAGCGCGGCGGCGAAGATGTTGAGACTAAGGAAAGGCACTCCAGAGGAGTGGCGCCAGTATCTTGGTAGATCCTCTTCCGAGCCCTGA
- the LOC104442799 gene encoding uncharacterized protein LOC104442799 isoform X2, which translates to MAQFTAQGTMKLLFNGEGRSLRQGSKDPFRFGLGSVHVRKRRLGFFDSSAEHGSWRRNGRAHAKSANKHSEEGVHGEDDGYDGEFGLDDELACFRGLVLDLSYRPVNVVCWRRAICLEFMEKVPHLLQVVKRRRVNSNLSRKNILYRDSYICQYCSCGENLTIDHVLPISRGGKWTWENLVAACAKCNSKKGQKTIEEANMKLLKTPKAPKDFDILTIPLTSAAAKMLRLRKGTPEEWRQYLGRSSSEP; encoded by the exons ATGGCTCAGTTCACGGCTCAAGGAACCATGAAGCTGCTCTTCAACGGCGAAGGTCGCTCGCTTAGGCAAGGATCGAAGGACCCATTTCGCTTTGGGCTCGGATCAGTCCATGTCCGCAAGCGCAGGCTCGGGTTTTTCGATTCCTCGGCCGAGCACGGTTCTTGGCGGCGAAACGGAAGAGCGCACGCGAAAAGTGCTAATAAGCACAGTGAGGAAGGCGTGCATGGAGAGGACGACGGGTACGACGGCGAGTTCGGACTCGATGATGAGTTGGCGTGCTTCAGGGGTCTGGTATTGGATCTTTCTTACAG GCCAGTCAATGTCGTTTGCTGGAGGCGTGCGATTTGCTTGGAGTTCATGGAGAAG GTGCCACATTTACTGCAGGTTGTTAAGAGGAGAAGAGTGAATAGCAACCTTAGTCGTAAGAACATACTGTACAGAGACAGCTACATTTGCCA GTACTGCTCCTGTGGTGAGAATTTAACTATTGACCACGTTCTTCCAATTTCACGAGGTGGAAAATGGACATGGGAAAACTTG GTAGCTGCCTGTGCCAAATGCAATTCCAAGAAAGGTCAAAAAACAATAGAAGAAGCAAATATGAAGCTGCTCAAGACCCCCAAG GCTCCAAAAGACTTTGACATACTCACCATACCTTTGACGAGCGCGGCGGCGAAGATGTTGAGACTAAGGAAAGGCACTCCAGAGGAGTGGCGCCAGTATCTTGGTAGATCCTCTTCCGAGCCCTGA
- the LOC104442820 gene encoding NADPH-dependent aldehyde reductase-like protein, chloroplastic → MATEIKAHAVSPAPLPLEGRVAIVTGGSRGIGRAIASHLGSLGARLVVNYASSSAQADALAAELNSSGSDPSAPPRAIAVKADVSDPDQVKRLFDEAERVFGSPAHVFVNCAGVMDPKFPSLANTTVEEWDSTFKVNARGAFLGCREAVNRLRRGGGGRIVMVTTSVVGGLFPGYSAYAASKAAVETMTKIAAKELKGTGITANCVAPGPVATELFFAGKTEEMVKRVVDACPMGRLGEGKDVAEVVGFLASDAGEWVNGQVIRVNGGFVI, encoded by the coding sequence ATGGCCACAGAAATCAAGGCCCACGCGGTCAGTCCCGCTCCGCTTCCCCTCGAGGGCCGCGTCGCCATCGTCACCGGCGGATCCCGCGGCATCGGACGCGCCATCGCCTCCCACCTCGGCTCCCTCGGCGCCCGGCTCGTCGTCAACTACGCCTCCAGCTCGGCTCAAGCCGACGCCCTCGCGGCCGAGCTCAACTCGTCCGGCTCCGACCCTTCCGCGCCTCCGCGCGCCATCGCCGTCAAAGCCGACGTCTCCGACCCCGATCAGGTCAAGCGCCTCTTCGACGAGGCGGAGCGCGTGTTCGGATCCCCGGCCCACGTCTTCGTCAACTGCGCCGGCGTCATGGACCCCAAATTCCCCAGCCTCGCCAACACGACGGTGGAGGAGTGGGACTCGACCTTCAAGGTCAACGCGCGGGGCGCGTTCCTCGGGTGCCGGGAGGCTGTGAACCGGCTGAGGCGCGGCGGAGGGGGGAGGATCGTGATGGTGACCACGTCGGTCGTCGGGGGCCTCTTCCCCGGGTACTCAGCCTACGCAGCGTCGAAGGCGGCGGTGGAGACGATGACAAAAATCGCGGCGAAGGAGCTGAAGGGGACAGGGATCACGGCCAACTGCGTCGCGCCGGGGCCCGTAGCGACGGAGCTGTTCTTCGCCGGGAAGACGGAGGAGATGGTGAAGAGGGTGGTGGACGCCTGTCCGATGGGCCGGCTTGGGGAGGGGAAGGACGTGGCGGAGGTGGTGGGGTTCCTGGCTAGCGATGCGGGAGAgtgggtcaacggtcaggtgATTCGAGTCAACGGGGGATTCGTCATTTGA